In one Vulgatibacter incomptus genomic region, the following are encoded:
- a CDS encoding class I SAM-dependent methyltransferase — protein sequence MTHGSDADFWDRMYRHRKAAPWSGEPNVLLAETAADLPPGAALDVGCGEGADAIWLAKCGWTVTAVDHSNVALDCAREADSAGQVRWLQADLLDWQPPSEAYDLVSAHFLHVAPEERGGFFGRLAMAVRPGGTLLFVAHHPSDLETAIGRPPIPDLYFTAEEVAATLETDGWELLISGTRPRSASAHGGGTITVHDMVLKARRLP from the coding sequence ATGACCCACGGATCCGATGCGGACTTCTGGGACCGGATGTACCGCCATCGCAAGGCCGCCCCATGGAGCGGGGAGCCGAACGTGCTGCTCGCGGAGACGGCCGCCGACCTCCCTCCCGGGGCCGCACTGGACGTCGGTTGCGGCGAGGGCGCGGACGCGATCTGGCTCGCCAAGTGCGGCTGGACCGTGACGGCGGTGGACCACTCGAACGTGGCGCTCGATTGTGCGCGCGAAGCTGATAGTGCAGGGCAGGTGCGGTGGCTCCAGGCAGACCTGCTCGATTGGCAGCCGCCCTCGGAGGCGTACGACCTGGTCTCGGCCCACTTCCTTCACGTCGCGCCCGAGGAGCGGGGCGGATTTTTCGGCCGGCTCGCCATGGCCGTGCGGCCGGGAGGGACGTTGCTCTTCGTCGCGCACCATCCCTCCGATCTCGAGACGGCGATCGGTCGACCTCCGATCCCCGACCTCTACTTCACGGCCGAGGAGGTGGCGGCGACGCTCGAGACTGACGGCTGGGAGCTCCTCATCAGCGGAACGCGGCCGCGCAGCGCCTCGGCGCACGGAGGCGGCACCATCACCGTTCACGACATGGTGTTGAAGGCGCGGCGGCTCCCCTGA
- a CDS encoding NAD(P)/FAD-dependent oxidoreductase, whose protein sequence is MLYDVVIVGGGPAGLSAALALGRARKRVLLSDSGPRRNAAAEHMQNFVTQDGTPPGEFRRIGREQLARYPNVESREVRVESISGSRGAFRVDLTSERVDARRVLLCTGMVDEMLPIDGFRELWGHSVIQCPYCHGWEVQDRRWGILALAAGASHLVPFALQARGWSRDVTVFTDGSFDVAPDVRAQLEAAGIRLETAPVSRLVARDNRLEAVELSSGAAVPCDVLFAHPPQRQVELVRALGVELDDDGYVRVDPMKRETSVPGVYAAGDLTTRMQAAIFAANAGTHAAAMINLELSMELALAGAL, encoded by the coding sequence ATGCTCTACGACGTCGTCATCGTGGGAGGTGGCCCTGCCGGCCTCTCCGCCGCGCTTGCGCTCGGCCGTGCGCGCAAGCGAGTTCTGCTTAGCGATTCCGGGCCGCGGCGAAACGCGGCTGCGGAGCACATGCAGAACTTCGTGACGCAAGACGGGACGCCGCCGGGCGAGTTTCGACGGATCGGCCGCGAGCAGCTCGCTCGCTACCCGAACGTCGAGTCCAGGGAGGTGCGCGTCGAATCCATCTCGGGGTCGCGCGGGGCGTTTCGCGTGGACCTGACGTCGGAACGCGTGGATGCTCGGCGCGTTCTGCTGTGCACGGGGATGGTCGACGAGATGCTCCCGATCGATGGCTTCCGCGAGCTCTGGGGACACTCCGTCATCCAGTGCCCCTACTGCCATGGCTGGGAGGTGCAGGACCGCCGGTGGGGCATCCTCGCTCTGGCCGCGGGCGCGTCGCACTTGGTCCCTTTCGCTCTCCAGGCGCGCGGGTGGTCTCGCGACGTCACGGTCTTCACTGACGGGAGCTTTGACGTCGCGCCGGACGTGCGCGCCCAACTCGAGGCCGCGGGCATCCGGCTCGAGACGGCACCCGTGTCGCGTCTTGTCGCGCGGGACAATCGGCTCGAGGCCGTCGAGCTCTCGAGCGGCGCCGCCGTGCCCTGTGACGTGCTCTTCGCGCATCCTCCACAGCGGCAGGTGGAGCTGGTCCGTGCGCTAGGCGTCGAGCTCGACGACGACGGCTACGTTCGGGTGGACCCGATGAAGCGCGAGACCTCCGTCCCCGGCGTCTACGCGGCGGGCGATCTGACGACCCGCATGCAGGCCGCCATCTTCGCTGCGAACGCTGGTACGCACGCCGCTGCGATGATCAACCTCGAGCTCTCGATGGAGCTCGCGTTGGCCGGGGCGCTCTGA